A stretch of the Dioscorea cayenensis subsp. rotundata cultivar TDr96_F1 chromosome 4, TDr96_F1_v2_PseudoChromosome.rev07_lg8_w22 25.fasta, whole genome shotgun sequence genome encodes the following:
- the LOC120259237 gene encoding LOW QUALITY PROTEIN: stress-response A/B barrel domain-containing protein At5g22580-like (The sequence of the model RefSeq protein was modified relative to this genomic sequence to represent the inferred CDS: deleted 1 base in 1 codon), translated as MGEVKHLVLVKFKEGIVVEELLEGMKKLATEIDAVKGFEWGEDVGSEQMMSQGFTHAFILTFNCAEDFAAYSNHPSHVAFAGPFAAAIDKILLFQFPPVVIKPSA; from the exons ATGGGAGAAGTGAAGCATCTAGTTTTGGTGAAGTTCAAGGAAGGTATAGTGGTTGAGGAGTTGCTTGAGGGGATGAAGAAGCTTGCCACTGAGATAGATGCTGTCAAGGGGTTTGAATG GGGAGAAGATGTGGGGAGTGAGCAGATGATGAGCCAGGGGTTCACCCATGCCTTCATACTGACCTTCAACTGTGCTGAAGAT TTTGCAGCTTACTCCAACCATCCAAGCCATGTTGCATTTGCCGGCCCTTTTGCTGCAGCAATTGATAAGATCTTACTGTTTCAGTTTCCACCTGTTGTCATCAAGCCTTCCGCTTAA
- the LOC120257991 gene encoding protein GLUTELIN PRECURSOR ACCUMULATION 3-like isoform X1, which translates to MHWIRADGSDFGGNLPIPRSGHTAVMVGKSKVVVFGGFADKRFLDDIAVYDIENKLWFTPQCTGSGSDEQHGPPPRAFHVSVSIDCNLFVFGGRSGGKRLGDFWMLDTDIWQWSELTSFGDLPSPREFAAASAIGNRKIVMYGGWDGKKWLSDVYILDTISLEWTELSVSGSAPPPRCGHSVTMVEKRLLVYGGRGGGGLIMGDLWALKGLIEEDNETPGWTQLKLPGQPPSPRCGHTVTSGGHYLLLFGGHGTGGWLSRYDIYHNDCVILDRVSVQWKRLLTTNEPPPVRAYHSMTCIGARYLLFGGFDGKTTFGDLWWLVPEDDPIAKRLPSSITPVPDIKQTVTRSDLSQSIHKESEMEESPIVELQKRIGVPISSSIPHMNIVDEVDDKELLELSSRLPISDPGASIESLRHHWKNSSASSIQLRELGPLLSDYQRLIANHYIGNFAPESALSTCTPLGEGIQHQFFHLKSASQLRLGDVPRLLSEYKELIPN; encoded by the exons ATGCATTGGATCAGGGCCGATGGctccgattttggaggaaatctcccAATCCCTCGAAG TGGGCACACAGCGGTGATGGTGGGCAAATCCAAGGTGGTCGTCTTTGGAGGCTTCGCTGACAAGAGATTCCTTGACGACATCGCCGTCTACGACATTG AGAATAAACTTTGGTTCACTCCCCAATGCACTGGGAGCGGGTCGGATGAACAACACGGACCACCACCGCGTGCCTTTCATGTTTCTGTCTCCATTGACTGTAACTTGTTCGTCTTTGGTGGTCGTTCTGGTGGCAAGAG GTTGGGTGATTTCTGGATGCTTGATACTG ATATTTGGCAATGGTCAGAGCTTACTAGTTTTGGTGACTTGCCATCACCTAGGGAGTTTGCTGCTGCTTCAGCTATTGGAAATCGCAAAATTGTTAT GTATGGCGGCTGGGATGGCAAAAAGTGGCTGTCTGATGTCTACATCTTAGACACAA TATCACTTGAGTGGACTGAGTTATCGGTTTCTGGATCAGCACCTCCACCTAGATGTGGGCATTCAGTCACTATGGTTGAAAAGCGATTGCTTGTCTATGGTGGCAGAG GAGGTGGTGGACTTATAATGGGCGACTTATGGGCTTTGAAGGGTCTCATAGAAGAAG ATAATGAGACACCTGGTTGGACTCAATTGAAGCTTCCTGGGCAACCTCCTTCACCACGCTGTGGTCATACAGTAACTTCTGGAGGGCACTAT CTTTTATTATTCGGAGGACATGGGACTGGAGGTTGGCTGAGTCGATATGACATCTACCACAATGACTGTGTAATTTTGGATAGAG TCTCTGTTCAGTGGAAACGCTTGCTTACAACAAATGAACCTCCGCCTGTTCGGGCATACCACTCCATGACCTGCATTGGTGCACGCTATCTtttatttggtggatttgatggCAAGACCACATTTGGTGATTTGTGGTGGTTGGTTCCTGAAG ATGATCCAATTGCTAAGAGATTGCCATCAAGTATAACTCCCGTGCCTGATATTAAACAGACAGTGACAAGAAGTGATTTATCTCAATCTATTCATAAG GAGAGTGAAATGGAAGAATCACCTATAGTGGAGCTGCAGAAAAGAATAGGAGttccaatttcttcttctatcCCCCATATGaatattgttgatgaagtcgATGATAAAGAACTCCTTGAGCTTTCCTCAAGGCTCCCAATTAGTGATCCAGGTGCTTCCATTGAG TCACTTCGTCACCACTGGAAAAATTCTTCAGCAAGCTCAATACAGCTGAGAGAGCTTGGCCCATTGCTTAGTGATTATCAGCGTCTAATTGCCAATCATTATAT TGGAAATTTTGCCCCTGAATCGGCACTCTCCACATGCACTCCTTTAGGTGAAGGAATTCAGCATCAATTTTTCCATTTGAAAAGTGCATCCCAG cTGCGACTTGGTGATGTTCCAAGATTGCTCAGTGAATATAAAGAGCTGATTCCAAATTGA
- the LOC120257991 gene encoding protein GLUTELIN PRECURSOR ACCUMULATION 3-like isoform X2: MHWIRADGSDFGGNLPIPRSGHTAVMVGKSKVVVFGGFADKRFLDDIAVYDIENKLWFTPQCTGSGSDEQHGPPPRAFHVSVSIDCNLFVFGGRSGGKRLGDFWMLDTDIWQWSELTSFGDLPSPREFAAASAIGNRKIVMYGGWDGKKWLSDVYILDTISLEWTELSVSGSAPPPRCGHSVTMVEKRLLVYGGRGGGGLIMGDLWALKGLIEEDNETPGWTQLKLPGQPPSPRCGHTVTSGGHYLLLFGGHGTGGWLSRYDIYHNDCVILDRVSVQWKRLLTTNEPPPVRAYHSMTCIGARYLLFGGFDGKTTFGDLWWLVPEDDPIAKRLPSSITPVPDIKQTVTRSDLSQSIHKESEMEESPIVELQKRIGVPISSSIPHMNIVDEVDDKELLELSSRLPISDPVTSSPLEKFFSKLNTAERAWPIA; this comes from the exons ATGCATTGGATCAGGGCCGATGGctccgattttggaggaaatctcccAATCCCTCGAAG TGGGCACACAGCGGTGATGGTGGGCAAATCCAAGGTGGTCGTCTTTGGAGGCTTCGCTGACAAGAGATTCCTTGACGACATCGCCGTCTACGACATTG AGAATAAACTTTGGTTCACTCCCCAATGCACTGGGAGCGGGTCGGATGAACAACACGGACCACCACCGCGTGCCTTTCATGTTTCTGTCTCCATTGACTGTAACTTGTTCGTCTTTGGTGGTCGTTCTGGTGGCAAGAG GTTGGGTGATTTCTGGATGCTTGATACTG ATATTTGGCAATGGTCAGAGCTTACTAGTTTTGGTGACTTGCCATCACCTAGGGAGTTTGCTGCTGCTTCAGCTATTGGAAATCGCAAAATTGTTAT GTATGGCGGCTGGGATGGCAAAAAGTGGCTGTCTGATGTCTACATCTTAGACACAA TATCACTTGAGTGGACTGAGTTATCGGTTTCTGGATCAGCACCTCCACCTAGATGTGGGCATTCAGTCACTATGGTTGAAAAGCGATTGCTTGTCTATGGTGGCAGAG GAGGTGGTGGACTTATAATGGGCGACTTATGGGCTTTGAAGGGTCTCATAGAAGAAG ATAATGAGACACCTGGTTGGACTCAATTGAAGCTTCCTGGGCAACCTCCTTCACCACGCTGTGGTCATACAGTAACTTCTGGAGGGCACTAT CTTTTATTATTCGGAGGACATGGGACTGGAGGTTGGCTGAGTCGATATGACATCTACCACAATGACTGTGTAATTTTGGATAGAG TCTCTGTTCAGTGGAAACGCTTGCTTACAACAAATGAACCTCCGCCTGTTCGGGCATACCACTCCATGACCTGCATTGGTGCACGCTATCTtttatttggtggatttgatggCAAGACCACATTTGGTGATTTGTGGTGGTTGGTTCCTGAAG ATGATCCAATTGCTAAGAGATTGCCATCAAGTATAACTCCCGTGCCTGATATTAAACAGACAGTGACAAGAAGTGATTTATCTCAATCTATTCATAAG GAGAGTGAAATGGAAGAATCACCTATAGTGGAGCTGCAGAAAAGAATAGGAGttccaatttcttcttctatcCCCCATATGaatattgttgatgaagtcgATGATAAAGAACTCCTTGAGCTTTCCTCAAGGCTCCCAATTAGTGATCCAG TCACTTCGTCACCACTGGAAAAATTCTTCAGCAAGCTCAATACAGCTGAGAGAGCTTGGCCCATTGCTTAG